Proteins encoded by one window of Lasioglossum baleicum chromosome 4, iyLasBale1, whole genome shotgun sequence:
- the LOC143207858 gene encoding carboxylic ester hydrolase-like: MTRHRSLLLSVLVSCAWFSNLVASESHAPTVKIQNGTLAGLVMKTRHGREFAGFRGIPYALPPLGTLRFEPPKPSAPWNGVRLAKEDAKICTQRNIYTHDDEIVGDEDCLYLNVYTPKLPTEKDKLKGGYPVMIWLHGCGWICGAGHSEFYSPKFLLDRDVILVTVNYRLGPLGFLSMEDTVLPGNNGMKDQVQSIRWVHENIAVFGGDPNRVTIFGESAGGASVHYHMMSSLTRGLFQRAISQSGNGYCPWAVSRPGAAKKNAIKLADLLGCSSKDTKQMIACLRKINVRDIIATDRAFQVFGYCPMIPFRPVVEPKHPGAFLTEDPAISSRNGRMMDIPWMTGVTSEEGSIIAPGLYARNNGALVKKLNDDFLNIAPITLLFGQSCPTKEMKRVATEIREFYFRDKPIDNSTRFNLIDMYSDAWFTHAADSSVHDYLEKQSSPVYYYYMAYRGSASFSIIFGDPDSDYGVCHADELQYLFPVGEQLFKDIPLSDKDNKMIDTITNLWVNFATTGNPTPEVSKDVPIKWKPVRTDALEYLRIGQDQVEMSMNLNQDRMNFWKSLPIRPDLIDSDKQTQRKDEL; encoded by the exons ATGACAAGACATCGAAGCTTGTTGTTGTCAGTGTTAGTGAGTTGCGCATGGTTCAGCAACTTGGTTGCATCCGAGAGCCACGCACCGACGGTGAAAATACAAAATGGAACTTTAGCAGGCCTGGTTATGAAAACCAGACACGGGAGAGAGTTCGCGGGCTTCCGGGGAATTCCGTATGCACTGCCACCACTTGGAACACTTAGATTCGAG CCACCGAAGCCATCAGCGCCATGGAACGGTGTTCGACTGGCCAAGGAAGATGCTAAAATATGCACTCAGAGAAACATCTACACACACGATGATGAAATTGTCGGCGATGAAGATTGTCTGTATTTGAATGTGTATACGCCGAAATTGCCAACTGAGAAAGATAAACTGAAAGGAGGCTATCCCGTTATGATCTGGCTGCACGGTTGCGGTTGGATTTGCGGAGCCGGTCATTCTGAATTCTATAGTCCGAAATTCTTGCTGGACCGCGATGTCATTCTTGTCACCGTGAACTACAG ACTTGGACCATTAGGATTTTTAAGTATGGAGGATACAGTGTTACCTGGAAACAATGGAATGAAGGATCAAGTGCAGTCCATCCGATGGGTACACGAAAATATAGCTGTGTTTGGTGGGGATCCAAACCGGGTAACTATCTTCGGGGAAAGCGCTGGAGGCGCCAGCGTTCATTACCACATGATGAGTAGCTTGACAAGAG GtcttttccaacgcgccatTTCACAAAGTGGCAACGGTTACTGTCCATGGGCTGTGTCCAGACCAGGTGCAGCGAAGAAGAATGCCATCAAACTGGCTGATCTTTTGGGTTGCTCTTCGAAAGACACGAAGCAGATGATCGCTTGCCTGCGAAAGATAAACGTCCGGGACATTATCGCGACGGATCGTGCTTTCCAG GTATTTGGTTACTGCCCCATGATACCCTTTAGACCGGTAGTTGAACCTAAACATCCAGGTGCTTTTCTGACGGAAGATCCTGCAATCTCATCGCGGAATGGTCGCATGATGGACATACCATGGATGACAGGAGTTACGTCTGAAGAAGGATCGATTATTGCACCag GACTATATGCACGCAACAATGGAGCATTAGTGAAGAAATTAAACGACGATTTCCTAAATATTGCTCCAATAACACTGTTGTTCGGACAATCATGTCCTACAAAGGAGATGAAGCGGGTCGCCACCGAAATTCGAGAATTTTATTTCCGCGATAAACCAATCGACAATTCCACCAGATTTAATCTCATCGAT ATGTACAGCGATGCTTGGTTCACCCACGCTGCTGACAGTTCAGTACACGACTATCTTGAGAAACAGTCTTCCCCTGTTTACTACTACTATATGGCTTATCGAGGAAGTGCATCGTTCAGTATTATATTTGGTGATCCGGACAGCGATTATGGAGTATGCCACGCCGATGAACTACAATATTTATTCCCTGTTGGAGAACAATTGTTTAAAGACATACCGCTCAGCGATAAGGATAACAAAATGATTGACACGATTACAAACCTCTGGGTCAACTTTGCAACTACTGG cAACCCAACACCGGAAGTGTCGAAAGACGTACCTATTAAATGGAAACCAGTGAGAACGGATGCCCTTGAATATCTTCGTATAGGACAGGATCAAGTTGAGATGTCGATGAACCTTAATCAAGACAGAATGAACTTTTGGAAAAGTTTGCCGATACGGCCTGATCTTATCGACAGCGATAAACAGACACAGCGAAAAGACGAGCTGTAA
- the LOC143208487 gene encoding uncharacterized protein LOC143208487 encodes MDDDQKDEFSLQVEARMKAPLVWDSSSSCIIQDLLEPQYDEVLRLIKHHYFREEPMCKACALLHDQPSVNGYLELVRTWMQDTTSLVACSTKSGRVIGVAITRIDSLPEKTDVYNRAQIFEGTKFNNIMHLMNTLILQTDPYEKFGQPEYFRIYLICVHPSYQEKDVEVALLDACVQAAKSLNFLSIGGIFTSGASQTKARCSGFTLFSEIRYSRWVVEDRVVFNDPGRGNYSAAFMGMSITIEDEESQPSQINTVTPSSEREISVKSSVSVNSQPGTLKSVESSL; translated from the exons ATGGATGATGATCAAAAGGATGAGTTCAGCTTACAGGTTGAAGCACGAATGAAAGCACCTTTAGTATGGGACTCGTCATCCAGTTGTATAATCCAGGACCTGTTGGAGCCACAATATGACGAAGTTCTACGACTGATCAAA CACCATTACTTTCGCGAGGAGCCCATGTGCAAAGCGTGCGCGTTGCTGCATGATCAACCATCCGTAAATGGCTACTTAGAGCTCGTGAGAACATGGATGCAGGACACAACGAGCTTGGTTGCTTGCAGCACGAAATCCGGTCGCGTGATAGGTGTCGCTATCACCAGAATAGATAGCCTCCCCGAAAAAACGGACGTGTACAACCGTGCACAA ATTTTCGAAGGAACCAAATTCAACAATATTATGCATTTAATGAACACGTTGATTCTACAAACGGACCCATACGAGAAGTTTGGACAACCCGAGTATTTCCGCATCTATCTCATCTGTGTACATCCCTCATACCAAGAAAAAGATGTCGAAGTCGCACTGCTAGATGCGTGCGTGCAAGCAGCTAAGTCTCTAAACTTTTTGTCGATAGGAGGTATCTTCACTTCCGGTGCCAGCCAAACGAAAGCACGCTGTTCCGGCTTCACCCTTTTCTCTGAGATACGCTACAGTCGTTGGGTTGTCGAGGACCGTGTAGTTTTTAATGATCCAGGCAGGGGTAACTACTCGGCAGCTTTCATGGGTATGTCGATAACAATCGAAGATGAAGAGTCGCAACCGTCGCAAATTAACACAGTAACACCTTCCTCCGAGAGAGAAATCTCTGTTAAAAGTAGTGTAAGTGTCAATTCACAACCTGGGACGTTGAAATCCGTGGAAAGTAGCCTGTAG
- the LOC143208006 gene encoding venom acid phosphatase Acph-1 isoform X1: protein MTRLNLVLILFACVLGLFHQSAKAELRVELLQVLLRHGERTPREKEMWPKDPIDVSTYEPWGPGQLINKGKMTEYRIGKMLRKRYDEFLGDVYHPSDVYAQSTDIDRTKMSLQLVLAALYPPNANQTWNSRLSWMPIPIQYIPERVDHLMKPDFSPVYLKALQNARRSKEILEKVSKYEDFFKFLREKTGANVTNTKQAYEIYNLLTAQKSMDLTLPEWVTNEVYTKMQRIVKLEYEIRSYTAEMRRLNGGPLIKQFIDNVRLNEERARPRKIYLYSGHETNIAGFVRAHNFTEPELPNYGTAIILEKLRDEAGKPFVRMLLWSGITEELTTYKFNDSDEICSFEKYKKFVNDAVPSEKEMYHIWDHISKADLPKLFEETRTSD, encoded by the exons atgactcgTTTGAAtttagttttaatattattcgctTGTGTATTAGGTTTATTTCATCAATCAGCGAAAGCGGAACTAAGGGTGGAATTACTACAGGTG TTATTAAGACATGGAGAACGAACACCGCGTGAGAAAGAAATGTGGCCGAAAGATCCGATTGATGTGTCGACGTACGAACCATGGGGGCCCGGACAATTGATCAAT AAAGGGAAAATGACAGAATATCGCATCGGGAAAATGTTAAGAAAACGCTATGACGAATTCTTAGGAGATGTTTATCATCCCAGTGACGTATACGCTCAGAGCACAGATATAGACAGAACAAAGATGTCTTTACAGTTGGTTCTAGCTGCGCTCTATCCTCCAAATGCGAATCAAACATGGAACAGTAGATTGTCATGGATGCCAATACCAATACAATACATACCAGAAAGAGTGGATCATCTGATGAAACCAGATTTCTCTCCAGT ATATTTGAAAGCATTACAGAATGCACGGAGATCGAAAGAAATTCTTGAAAAAGTTTCGAAATACGAAGATTTCTTTAAGTTTCTACGTGAAAAAACTGGTGCAAACGTAACTAACACTAAACAAGCGTACGAAATTTATAATCTGCTAACAGCACAG AAAAGCATGGATCTGACACTCCCGGAGTGGGTTACTAATGAGGTGTATACAAAGATGCAACGCATTGTAAAACTTGAATACGAGATTCGCTCATACACGGCAGAAATGAGACGGCTAAATGGAGGCCCGCTTATCAAGCAATTTATCGATAACGTTCGATTAAACGAGGAACGTGCAAGACCTCGTAAAATCTATCTATACAGTGGACACGAGACGAATATCGCAGGATTCGTGCGAGCTCATAATTTCACGGAACCAGAGTTGCCAAATTATGGAACTGCGATTATACTTGAAAAACTAAGGGACGAAGCTGGCAAGCCGTTTGTTAgg ATGCTTCTTTGGAGTGGAATTACGGAAGAATTGACAACTTATAAATTCAATGACTCTGATGAGATTTGCTCGTTcgagaaatataaaaaatttgtaaatgaCGCTGTACCATCGGAAAAGGAAATGTATCATATATGGGATCATATTTCAAAAGCAGATTTACCTAAATTATTCGAAGAAACCAGGACTTCTGATTGA
- the LOC143208006 gene encoding venom acid phosphatase Acph-1 isoform X4 — protein sequence MWPKDPIDVSTYEPWGPGQLINKGKMTEYRIGKMLRKRYDEFLGDVYHPSDVYAQSTDIDRTKMSLQLVLAALYPPNANQTWNSRLSWMPIPIQYIPERVDHLMKPDFSPVYLKALQNARRSKEILEKVSKYEDFFKFLREKTGANVTNTKQAYEIYNLLTAQKSMDLTLPEWVTNEVYTKMQRIVKLEYEIRSYTAEMRRLNGGPLIKQFIDNVRLNEERARPRKIYLYSGHETNIAGFVRAHNFTEPELPNYGTAIILEKLRDEAGKPFVRMLLWSGITEELTTYKFNDSDEICSFEKYKKFVNDAVPSEKEMYHIWDHISKADLPKLFEETRTSD from the exons ATGTGGCCGAAAGATCCGATTGATGTGTCGACGTACGAACCATGGGGGCCCGGACAATTGATCAAT AAAGGGAAAATGACAGAATATCGCATCGGGAAAATGTTAAGAAAACGCTATGACGAATTCTTAGGAGATGTTTATCATCCCAGTGACGTATACGCTCAGAGCACAGATATAGACAGAACAAAGATGTCTTTACAGTTGGTTCTAGCTGCGCTCTATCCTCCAAATGCGAATCAAACATGGAACAGTAGATTGTCATGGATGCCAATACCAATACAATACATACCAGAAAGAGTGGATCATCTGATGAAACCAGATTTCTCTCCAGT ATATTTGAAAGCATTACAGAATGCACGGAGATCGAAAGAAATTCTTGAAAAAGTTTCGAAATACGAAGATTTCTTTAAGTTTCTACGTGAAAAAACTGGTGCAAACGTAACTAACACTAAACAAGCGTACGAAATTTATAATCTGCTAACAGCACAG AAAAGCATGGATCTGACACTCCCGGAGTGGGTTACTAATGAGGTGTATACAAAGATGCAACGCATTGTAAAACTTGAATACGAGATTCGCTCATACACGGCAGAAATGAGACGGCTAAATGGAGGCCCGCTTATCAAGCAATTTATCGATAACGTTCGATTAAACGAGGAACGTGCAAGACCTCGTAAAATCTATCTATACAGTGGACACGAGACGAATATCGCAGGATTCGTGCGAGCTCATAATTTCACGGAACCAGAGTTGCCAAATTATGGAACTGCGATTATACTTGAAAAACTAAGGGACGAAGCTGGCAAGCCGTTTGTTAgg ATGCTTCTTTGGAGTGGAATTACGGAAGAATTGACAACTTATAAATTCAATGACTCTGATGAGATTTGCTCGTTcgagaaatataaaaaatttgtaaatgaCGCTGTACCATCGGAAAAGGAAATGTATCATATATGGGATCATATTTCAAAAGCAGATTTACCTAAATTATTCGAAGAAACCAGGACTTCTGATTGA
- the LOC143208006 gene encoding venom acid phosphatase Acph-1 isoform X2, producing MNTFIRLFHQSAKAELRVELLQVLLRHGERTPREKEMWPKDPIDVSTYEPWGPGQLINKGKMTEYRIGKMLRKRYDEFLGDVYHPSDVYAQSTDIDRTKMSLQLVLAALYPPNANQTWNSRLSWMPIPIQYIPERVDHLMKPDFSPVYLKALQNARRSKEILEKVSKYEDFFKFLREKTGANVTNTKQAYEIYNLLTAQKSMDLTLPEWVTNEVYTKMQRIVKLEYEIRSYTAEMRRLNGGPLIKQFIDNVRLNEERARPRKIYLYSGHETNIAGFVRAHNFTEPELPNYGTAIILEKLRDEAGKPFVRMLLWSGITEELTTYKFNDSDEICSFEKYKKFVNDAVPSEKEMYHIWDHISKADLPKLFEETRTSD from the exons ATGAACACATTTATTC GTTTATTTCATCAATCAGCGAAAGCGGAACTAAGGGTGGAATTACTACAGGTG TTATTAAGACATGGAGAACGAACACCGCGTGAGAAAGAAATGTGGCCGAAAGATCCGATTGATGTGTCGACGTACGAACCATGGGGGCCCGGACAATTGATCAAT AAAGGGAAAATGACAGAATATCGCATCGGGAAAATGTTAAGAAAACGCTATGACGAATTCTTAGGAGATGTTTATCATCCCAGTGACGTATACGCTCAGAGCACAGATATAGACAGAACAAAGATGTCTTTACAGTTGGTTCTAGCTGCGCTCTATCCTCCAAATGCGAATCAAACATGGAACAGTAGATTGTCATGGATGCCAATACCAATACAATACATACCAGAAAGAGTGGATCATCTGATGAAACCAGATTTCTCTCCAGT ATATTTGAAAGCATTACAGAATGCACGGAGATCGAAAGAAATTCTTGAAAAAGTTTCGAAATACGAAGATTTCTTTAAGTTTCTACGTGAAAAAACTGGTGCAAACGTAACTAACACTAAACAAGCGTACGAAATTTATAATCTGCTAACAGCACAG AAAAGCATGGATCTGACACTCCCGGAGTGGGTTACTAATGAGGTGTATACAAAGATGCAACGCATTGTAAAACTTGAATACGAGATTCGCTCATACACGGCAGAAATGAGACGGCTAAATGGAGGCCCGCTTATCAAGCAATTTATCGATAACGTTCGATTAAACGAGGAACGTGCAAGACCTCGTAAAATCTATCTATACAGTGGACACGAGACGAATATCGCAGGATTCGTGCGAGCTCATAATTTCACGGAACCAGAGTTGCCAAATTATGGAACTGCGATTATACTTGAAAAACTAAGGGACGAAGCTGGCAAGCCGTTTGTTAgg ATGCTTCTTTGGAGTGGAATTACGGAAGAATTGACAACTTATAAATTCAATGACTCTGATGAGATTTGCTCGTTcgagaaatataaaaaatttgtaaatgaCGCTGTACCATCGGAAAAGGAAATGTATCATATATGGGATCATATTTCAAAAGCAGATTTACCTAAATTATTCGAAGAAACCAGGACTTCTGATTGA
- the LOC143208006 gene encoding venom acid phosphatase Acph-1 isoform X3 — protein sequence MSLFHQSAKAELRVELLQVLLRHGERTPREKEMWPKDPIDVSTYEPWGPGQLINKGKMTEYRIGKMLRKRYDEFLGDVYHPSDVYAQSTDIDRTKMSLQLVLAALYPPNANQTWNSRLSWMPIPIQYIPERVDHLMKPDFSPVYLKALQNARRSKEILEKVSKYEDFFKFLREKTGANVTNTKQAYEIYNLLTAQKSMDLTLPEWVTNEVYTKMQRIVKLEYEIRSYTAEMRRLNGGPLIKQFIDNVRLNEERARPRKIYLYSGHETNIAGFVRAHNFTEPELPNYGTAIILEKLRDEAGKPFVRMLLWSGITEELTTYKFNDSDEICSFEKYKKFVNDAVPSEKEMYHIWDHISKADLPKLFEETRTSD from the exons ATGA GTTTATTTCATCAATCAGCGAAAGCGGAACTAAGGGTGGAATTACTACAGGTG TTATTAAGACATGGAGAACGAACACCGCGTGAGAAAGAAATGTGGCCGAAAGATCCGATTGATGTGTCGACGTACGAACCATGGGGGCCCGGACAATTGATCAAT AAAGGGAAAATGACAGAATATCGCATCGGGAAAATGTTAAGAAAACGCTATGACGAATTCTTAGGAGATGTTTATCATCCCAGTGACGTATACGCTCAGAGCACAGATATAGACAGAACAAAGATGTCTTTACAGTTGGTTCTAGCTGCGCTCTATCCTCCAAATGCGAATCAAACATGGAACAGTAGATTGTCATGGATGCCAATACCAATACAATACATACCAGAAAGAGTGGATCATCTGATGAAACCAGATTTCTCTCCAGT ATATTTGAAAGCATTACAGAATGCACGGAGATCGAAAGAAATTCTTGAAAAAGTTTCGAAATACGAAGATTTCTTTAAGTTTCTACGTGAAAAAACTGGTGCAAACGTAACTAACACTAAACAAGCGTACGAAATTTATAATCTGCTAACAGCACAG AAAAGCATGGATCTGACACTCCCGGAGTGGGTTACTAATGAGGTGTATACAAAGATGCAACGCATTGTAAAACTTGAATACGAGATTCGCTCATACACGGCAGAAATGAGACGGCTAAATGGAGGCCCGCTTATCAAGCAATTTATCGATAACGTTCGATTAAACGAGGAACGTGCAAGACCTCGTAAAATCTATCTATACAGTGGACACGAGACGAATATCGCAGGATTCGTGCGAGCTCATAATTTCACGGAACCAGAGTTGCCAAATTATGGAACTGCGATTATACTTGAAAAACTAAGGGACGAAGCTGGCAAGCCGTTTGTTAgg ATGCTTCTTTGGAGTGGAATTACGGAAGAATTGACAACTTATAAATTCAATGACTCTGATGAGATTTGCTCGTTcgagaaatataaaaaatttgtaaatgaCGCTGTACCATCGGAAAAGGAAATGTATCATATATGGGATCATATTTCAAAAGCAGATTTACCTAAATTATTCGAAGAAACCAGGACTTCTGATTGA